In the genome of Bradyrhizobium sp. CB3481, the window CGTTCGCACCCCGCGCGGCCGCGGCAAGGCCGACGGCGCGCTGCACGAAGTCACCGCGCTGGCGCTCGCCACCGTGCCGCTGCAGGCGCTGAAGGAGCGCAATAACCTTACTGAAGACGTCGTTGATGACGTCATTCTCGGCGTGGTCGATCCGGTCGGCGAGGCAGGAAGCGACATTGCGCGCTTCGCGGCGCTGAAGTCGGGTCTCGGCGAAAGCGTCCCCGGCGTGCAGATCAGCCGCTTCTGCGCCTCCGGTCTCGACGCCGTGAATTTCGCCGCCGCCCAGATCATGAGCGGCCAGCATGATCTCGTGATCGGCGGCGGCGCCGAATCGATGAGCCGCGTCGGCATCGGCGCGTCCGGCGGCGCCTGGCCGATGGATCCCTCGATGGCGGTGCCGGCCTATTTCATGCCGCAGGGTGTCTCGGCCGATCTGATCGCTACCAAATACGGCTTTTCGCGCGACGACGTCGATGCCTATGCGGTGCAGAGCCAGCAGCGTGCGGCGAAGGCCTGGGACGAGGGCCGCTTCAACAAGTCGGTGGTGCCGGTCAAGGACATCAACGGCCTCACCGTCCTCGCCAAGGATGAGCACATGCGCCCGACCACGACCATGCAGTCGCTGGCGCAGTTGCAGCCATCCTTTACCGTGATGGCCCAGATGGGCGGCTTCGACGGCGTCGCGATCCAGTCGCATCCCGAGATCGAGCGCGTCAATTATGTCCACCATGCCGGCAATTCCTCCGGCATCGTCGATGGCGCGGGCGCCGTGCTGCTCGGTAGCAAGGAGGCCGGCGCCAAGCATGGCCTGAAGCCGCGTGCCAAGATTCGCGCCTTCGCCAATATCGGCTCCGAGCCCGCGATGATGTTGACCGGCCCGGTCGACGTCACCGAAAAGCTGTTCACGCGTTCCGGCATGAAGAAGTCGGACATCGATCTGTTCGAGCTGAACGAGGCCTTTGCCTCGGTCGTGCTGCGCTACATCCAGGCGTTCGACATCGACAATGCGAAGATCAACGTCAATGGCGGCGCCATCGCGCTCGGCCATCCGCTCGGCGCGACTGGCGCTATGATCCTCGGCACCGTGCTCGATGAGCTCGAGCGCACCAACAAGTCGACCGCGCTGGTGACGCTGTGCATCGGCGGCGGCATGGGGACCGCGACGATTATCGAGCGAGTGTAACTGCCGTAGGGTGGGCAAAGGCGCTCTTGCGCCGTGCCCACCATCGCGAACTCCGCAAGAAATGGTGGGCACGCTGCGCTTTGCCCACCCTACGAGATCGAGAATTCAACCGCCGCGCCTGAGATCGGCTGCCGGCACCGAGGGAGCAACCAAATGGCCTTCAAGAATTTCAAGCTAGAGACCGACGCCGACGGCATTGCGCTCGTCACCTGGGATATTCCCGGACGTTCGATGAACGTGCTGGACGAGACCTCGACCAGCGAGCTCGAGGAAATCCTCAAGCAGACCACGGCTGATGCCGCGGTGAAGGGCGTGGTCATCACGTCAGCCAAGGACGCGTTTTGCGCCGGTGCCGATCTTTCGATGCTCGAAGGCATGAACCAGGAATATGCCAAGGTCCTGAAAGAAAAGGGCGAGGTCGCGGCTAACCAGATGCTGTTCGACCAGAGCCGGCGCTTCTCGCTGGTGCTGCGCGGCATCGAGACCTGCGGCAAGCCATGGGCGGCCGCGATCAATGGGCTCGCGCTCGGCGGCGGTTTTGAGGTGACGCTGTCCTGTCACTATCGCGTCGCGGCGGAGAATCCCAAAACTCGCCTCGGCCTGCCCGAAGTCAAGGTCGGCCTGTTCCCCGGCGCCGGCGGCACCCAGCGCGTGCCGCGTCTGGTGCCGCCGCAGGATGCGATGACCATCCTGCTCAAGGGCGATCCTGTGACCGTCGAGAAGGCGAAGTCGCTCAACCTGATCCACGCCATCGTGCCTTCAGCCGATCTGATCAAGGCCGCCAAGGACTGGATCAAGGGCGGCGGCAAGGCCGTCGCGCCCTGGGACGAAAAGGGCTTCAAGCTGCCGGGCGGGCCGGTGTTCTCCAAGGCCGGCATGATGATGTTCCCGGCCGGCAACGCGATCTACCGCCGCGAGACCTACGACAATTATCCGGCGGCGCGCGCCATCATGAGCTGCGTCTATGAGGGCCTGCAGCTGCCCATCGACGCCGCGCTGCGCGTCGAATCGCGCTACTTCACCAAGGTGCTGCGCTCCAAGGAAGCGGCGGCGATGATCCGCAGCCTGTTCCTGTCGATGCAGGAATTGAACAAGGGCGCGCGGCGTCCGCAGAGCGTGCCGCCGACCAAGGTGAAGAAGATCGCCGTGATCGGCGCCGGCTTTATGGGCGCCAGCGTCGGCTACGTCTCGGCCCGCGCCGGGCTCGACGTCATCCTGATCGACCGCGACCAGGAAAGCGCCGACAAGGGCAAGGCGCACGCCAAGAGCGTCATCGACGGCCTGATCGCCAAGGGCCGCGCCAAGCCGGTCGAGGCCGACGCCATCATGGCGCGCATCACGCCGACCGCGGATTATGCCGCGCTTGGGGATTGCGACCTCGTGATCGAGGCGGTGTTCGAGGACCGCAAGGTCAAGGCTGATACCTTCGCCAAGGCCCAGCAGTACCTCAAGGCGGACGCGATCTTCGCCTCCAACACTTCGACGCTGCCGATCACCTCGCTGGCCGAGAGCTTCAAGGATCAGGGCAAGTTCGTCGGCATCCATTTCTTCTCGCCGGTCGAGAAGATGATGTTGGTCGAGATCATCCTCGGCAAGAACACCGGCGACGTCGCGCTGGCGACCGCGCTGGATTACGTCCGCATCATCGGCAAGACGCCGATCGTCGTGAACGACAGTCGCGGCTTCTATGCTAACCGCTGCGTCGGGCGCTACATCGCCGAAGGCAACGAGATGTTCCTGGAAGGCGTGCCGCCGGCGATGATCGAGAACTGCGCCAAGATGGCCGGCATGCCGGTCGGTCCGCTGTCGCTGTCGGATGAAGTCGCGCTCGACCTCGGGCTCAAGGTCATGAAGGCGACGGAAGCCGATCTAGGCCCGAACGCGATCAACCCCGATCAGAAGAAGCTGATGGTTGAGATGGTCGAGAAGCAAGGCCGCCTCGGGCGCAAGAATGCCAAGGGCTTTTACGACTATCCCGAGAAGGGCAAGGGCCAGAAGAGCCTGTGGCCGGGGCTATCAGCCTTGCAGCCGAAGCAGCTCGACCCCGACACGCTCGACGTCGAGGAGCTCAAGCAGCGCTTCCTGGTGGTGCAGGCGGTGGAGGCCGCGCGCACGGTGGAGGATCACGTCATCACCGACCCGCGCGAGGCCGATGTCGGCTCGATCCTGGGCTTCGGCTTCGCGCCGTTCACCGGCGGCACGCTGTCCTATATCGACTTCATGGGCGCGCGGAAGTTCGTCGAGCTCTGCCACAAGCTCGAAGCCAAATACGGCTCCCGCTTCACCCCGCCAAAACTGCTGGAAGACATGGCCGCCCGCGGCGAAACCTTCTACGGCCGCTTCGCGCCGAAGAAGGCGGCGGCGTAGGCCTCTTTCGGTCGTCATTGCGAGGAGCGACAGCGACGAAGCAATCCACCTATCCGTTATGTCGCGATATGGATTGCTTCGCTTCGCTCGCAATGACGGAAAGCGCTATCAGGGCTATGCCCAAACAAAAGAGCCGGATCATCGATCCGGCCCTTTTTCATTCCAGTTGCTGACCGCCTCACGCCGCCTTCAGCAGCCCTTCCTTGCTCATCGCTTCCTGCACCTTCGGGCGGGCGGCGACGCGGGCCTTGTAGGCCAGCAGGTTCGGCATCTCGGACAGATCGAACTTCAACCGGTCGGTCGCCCACATCAGCATGGTGAACAGGTAGCCGTCGGCAACGGTGAACTGCTTGCCCATCAGGTAGTCGCGCCCGGCAAGCGCGGTTTCCAGATATTTGAACTTGGCCATCGCGCGGTCCTTGAAGAAGCCCTTGGCTTCCTCGGCGAGCAGCGGCGAGAACATCGGTCCGATATTCTTGTGCAGCTCGGTCGTGATGAAGTTCAGCCATTCGAGCAGCTTGTAGCGCTCCTGCGCGTCGCGGGCGGGCGCCAGGTCCTTGCCCGCCTTGTCGGCGATCATCTGGACGATGACGGGCCCCTCGGTCACCAGTTCGCCGGATTCGAACTGCACCACCGGCACCTGGCCCTTGGGATTGACCTTCAGGAAATCGTCACCGTTTTCCAGTTTCTTGGCGCGCAGGTCGACCTTGACCAGTTCGTAGGGCAGACCGGCTTCCAGAAGGGCGATATGGGGGGATAGCGAGCAAGCGCCCGGGGAATAATATAGTTTCATGGGTTTTTCCTTCCCTCGCAATTGTCGGCGGACCGACTAAATGCATCTGCATGGAATAGTCAAGATTGATGCACCTGCATTTAGTGGGGTACACTGATCAGCGATAGATACGGACCGGATTATGAAACGCAAACCATCGACCGAGGCGACTGCCGCCTGGATCCGCCTGATGCGGGTGCAGAGCCGGGTGCTCGACGCTGTCGAGCAGGATTTGAAGAAAGCGGGCTTTCCGCCGCTGGCCTGGTATGACGCGCTGCTGGAACTGTCGCGCGCGCCGTCCGGCGAGATGCGCCCGGTGGAACTGGAAAAGCAGATGCTGATCCCGCAATATTCCACCTCGCGGCTGATCGACCGCCTGGTGGACGAGGGCCTGGCGGCGCGGCGCGAATGCAAGATCGACAAGCGCGGCCAGTTCGTCGAGATCACCGAGGCCGGGCGCGAACTGCAGAAGAAGATGTGGACCGCCTATTCTGCGGCAATCGAAAAGCACGTCGGCTCAAAACTCTCCGATGCCGACGCCGTGAAGCTGTGCGGTCTGCTCGACCGGCTCGGCTGCTCATGCTCCGACGTCAAGGCGGCCGCTGCCCGCGACGGCGTGCCGGCGCGATGACGGCCCTCACACCTTTCGTTATTGCGGACGACATCGTCCGCATCCCCTTGGCTACGCGGCGTGTTCGGTCGAATCGCCCCTTACCCGGATTTTTTCATGGCGCGTGACCAGATCGATATGACGCCGCTGCAATCGCGTGACGAACTCGTTGCGTGGTTCGAGGCCGGCATCAAGCCGCCGTCCGAGTTCCGCATCGGGACCGAGCACGAGAAGACGCCGTTCACGCTGGAGGGCCGTCAGCCGGTGCCGTACGAAGGTGCGCGAGGCATCGGCGCGCTGCTCGAAGGCATGAAGCTCCTGCTCGGCTGGGAGCCGATCATGGAGCGCGGCAACATCATCGGGCTTTATGACGTCACCGGCGGCGGCGCGATTTCGCTCGAGCCCGGTGGTCAGTTCGAATTGTCGGGCGCGCCGCTCGAAAACGTGCACCAGACCCAGTCCGAGTTGATGGCGCATCTGGCGCAGGTCCGCGAGATCGCAACGCCGCTGGGCATCGGCTTTCTCGGCCTCGGCATGACGCCGTCCTGGTCGCGGTCGCAGATCCCGGTGATGCCCAAGGGCCGCTACAAGATCATGACCAATTACATGCCGAAGGTCGGCCAGTACGGCATCGACATGATGTACCGGACCTGTACGGTGCAGACCAATCTCGACTTCTCCTCCGAAGCCGACATGGTCAAGAAGCTGCGGGTGTCGCTGGCGCTGCAGCCGGTCGCCACCGCTCTGTTCGCCAATTCGCCGTTCACCGAAGGCAAGCCCAACGGCTTCCTGTCGTTCCGCTCCGAGATCTGGCGCGACACGGATAATGCGCGCTCCGGCATGCTGCCCTGGGTGTTCGAGGACGGCATGGGGTTCGAGCGTTGGGTCGACTACGCGCTCGACGTTCCCATGTATTTCGTCAAGCGGGATGAGACCTATATCGACGTCGCCGGCTCCTCGTTCCGCGCCTTCTTCGAGGGCCGCAACAATTCGCTGCCCGGCGAGCGCCCGACGCTGTCAGACTGGGCCAACCATTTGTCGACGATCTTCCCGGAAGTCCGCCTCAAGCGCTATCTGGAAATGCGCGGCGCCGACGGCGTGCCGTGGGGCCGGCTGCCGGCGCTGCCGGCGTTCTGGGTCGGCCTTTTGTACGATAATGACAGCCTGGATGCGGCCTGGGATCTGGTCAGCCATTGGACCGCACAGGAGCGGCAGGCGCTGCGCGACGACGTGCCGCGCTTCGGCTTCAAGGCCAGGATCAAGGACCGCTATTTGTTCGAGATCGCCAAGGAATGCCTGAAACTGTCGTACGCCGGCCTGCGGCGCCGTGGCCGTATAGACCAGCTCGGCCGCGACGAGAGCCGGTACCTTGAGCCGCTGGAACGTATCCTCGAATCCGGTCGCACGCCCGCAGAAGAAATGCTCGACAAGTTCAATGGCCCATGGGGCGGTTCCGTCGAGCCCGTCTATCAGGAATACGCGTTCTGATTAAACGGGTTGCCTGGCATTTGGGCCGTTCATCCACCGTACAGGTTGATGGCGCTCAAATGACAAAGGTGGAGCATGACCCGGACGGCCGCGCGCCGGTTTTCCGGAAAATCATGTTCAAATCAATGAGCTGGGGCGGGACGGCGCTTTCCGAGGAAGGGTCGTCCCGCAACTGCAAATGCGTACTCGAAAGCATCAGCGAATGGGGACTATTCGCCTGCTCAGGGCGTGTGTGGTGGCGCTTGCCTTCCTGGCGGCGGCCATCGGCGCACGTCCAGCGCTGGCCCAGGCCAATTTCGACCGTCCCGGCGGCGACTACCTCAGTTCGCCCGTGATTTCCGGCGATCCGGCGGACTGCGCCCTGGTGTGCGAGCGCGACCGGCGCTGCCGGGCCTGGAGCTTCAACTATCCGACCGACCTGATCAATCGCGCGGTATGTTGGCTCAAGAGCAGCGTGCCGGCGCGCATAGAGAGCGATTGCTGCGTCTCCGGGATCCGCGGCGCCGGCGTTGTCGAACGGCGCAACGAGGCGATTGAGACCTCGATCGACCGCTTTGGCGGCGACTACAAGAGTTTCGATCTCAAGCGCAGCGACGGCGAGGACGCCTGCAAGGCGGCCTGCGCCGCCGACAACAAATGCCGCGCCTGGACCTACGCCCGGCCGGGCTATGCCGGTAAGGAAGCGCACTGCTTCCTGAAGAAGGAGATCAAGCCGCCGCGAAGGAAGGCGGGGTTTACGTCGGGCGTGGTGCGGTAGGAGGGCGGCATACACGGCCGTCGTCCCCGCGTACGCGGGGACCCATAACCACGAATGCCTGTTGTGTACCGGGCTGTGGCTCCAACTTTAGTAAGCACGAACCTCGGTGGCTATGGGTCCCTGCGTTCACAGGGACGACGATGATTGTTGCTATATCGCGGCCGGCAGCACCGTGATCTCCGGCCACAGCGCCTTCCACCGTCGCGCCTTGGCCTCATAATTCGCGGCAGAAAAATTCGGGCCCGGATTCGGCCGCACGATCAGCGCCGCAACGTCGTCATAACCGTTCGGCGCATAAACGTCATAAGCCTCGCCGGCGCAGCGAATGCCGATCTGCGTATTCTTGGTCAGGAAGCGATCGATGCCTTGCGTTGAGCAGCGCAGCTCCGGATAGGGCAGTCCATGTTTCTCCGGATACCAGAGATGAACACGCGCCTGGTTGCGCGCCTCGACCGCGATGCCGCGCGGCGCAAGGCGGTCGGTCAATTGACGGATGACTCTATCTTCCGCTTCCCACGACGTATCGGGATCGAAATAGAACACGTCGTAATCGTTGATGCCGTAATCGACCGCGCGCTTCGTCAGCACGTTCCACGCCGTCTGAACCAGGCATCCTGAGACCAGCCACGCGTCAGGCAGGGCGAGCCGATAGAGCTCCTCTGCAATGATTTCGTTGGCGGGATTCTGCAGGGCGGCGCTGAGGAATTGGTCTTTGTCCATGGACCCACTGCCGTAGGGTGGGCAGAGCGAAGCGTGCCCACCACTGATGTCGCGAATTGGGGAGATGGTGGGCACGGCGCAAACGCGCCTTTGCCCACCCTACGCACCGAGATCGAATTCCCTCACCGCCTTCTTCGACGCCAGCGTGCGCCAGTGCCGCCGCAGCAGCGGCTCGACGATGGCGCGGCTGGCCTTCGAGAGGCGGATCAGCACCATCGGATAATCGCGGTAGTGGTCGGTGAAGTAAAACACCTTCGGCCGGCTTTCCACCAGCATCCCGCGCTCGTCGTTCGGCACGCCCGGCATCACCAGGCTGTCGCCGTCCTCCTTCAGCCGCACCAGCATCTTCTTGCGCACCTTCAGCGCCGGCGTGCCGTAGGAGGTGCCGTCCTCGACCTCAGGCCAGGCAAGGGCGAATTTTCGGATGTCGTCGAAGGTCACCGGTGTCTCCTCGCCCTGAGGAGCGCGCACTCGCGCGCGTCTCGAAGGGCTACCGGCGTTGGGGGCCCTCATGGTTCGAGACGCGCGAAGACGCGCTCCTCACCACGAGGGGCGACCTCAATGCACGGAGGTGAAAAACCGCGCGAGTCTAAAACCCGACAGCCAGGTCCACATCGGCTGGCTGCGCATGCCGAGATCCCAGGAGCCGACCACGGCATCGGCGCGGCCAATCAGATTGTCGATCGGCAATAGGCCCACGCCGCCCTCGCGTACGGGAACGCGGCTGTCGGCGGAATTGTCCCTGTTATCGCCGAGCACGAACAATTGGCCTGGCGGCACCGTCACCTCGGGCGTATTGTCGAGCCGGCCATTGTCGCGCATCTTGAAGATCGCGTGGCTGACGCCGTTGGGCAGCGTCTCGATGAAGCGGTAGGCGCGTTCGGAATTGCCGCGATCGTCC includes:
- a CDS encoding acetyl-CoA C-acetyltransferase, producing MPEAYIYDHVRTPRGRGKADGALHEVTALALATVPLQALKERNNLTEDVVDDVILGVVDPVGEAGSDIARFAALKSGLGESVPGVQISRFCASGLDAVNFAAAQIMSGQHDLVIGGGAESMSRVGIGASGGAWPMDPSMAVPAYFMPQGVSADLIATKYGFSRDDVDAYAVQSQQRAAKAWDEGRFNKSVVPVKDINGLTVLAKDEHMRPTTTMQSLAQLQPSFTVMAQMGGFDGVAIQSHPEIERVNYVHHAGNSSGIVDGAGAVLLGSKEAGAKHGLKPRAKIRAFANIGSEPAMMLTGPVDVTEKLFTRSGMKKSDIDLFELNEAFASVVLRYIQAFDIDNAKINVNGGAIALGHPLGATGAMILGTVLDELERTNKSTALVTLCIGGGMGTATIIERV
- a CDS encoding FAD-dependent oxidoreductase; amino-acid sequence: MAFKNFKLETDADGIALVTWDIPGRSMNVLDETSTSELEEILKQTTADAAVKGVVITSAKDAFCAGADLSMLEGMNQEYAKVLKEKGEVAANQMLFDQSRRFSLVLRGIETCGKPWAAAINGLALGGGFEVTLSCHYRVAAENPKTRLGLPEVKVGLFPGAGGTQRVPRLVPPQDAMTILLKGDPVTVEKAKSLNLIHAIVPSADLIKAAKDWIKGGGKAVAPWDEKGFKLPGGPVFSKAGMMMFPAGNAIYRRETYDNYPAARAIMSCVYEGLQLPIDAALRVESRYFTKVLRSKEAAAMIRSLFLSMQELNKGARRPQSVPPTKVKKIAVIGAGFMGASVGYVSARAGLDVILIDRDQESADKGKAHAKSVIDGLIAKGRAKPVEADAIMARITPTADYAALGDCDLVIEAVFEDRKVKADTFAKAQQYLKADAIFASNTSTLPITSLAESFKDQGKFVGIHFFSPVEKMMLVEIILGKNTGDVALATALDYVRIIGKTPIVVNDSRGFYANRCVGRYIAEGNEMFLEGVPPAMIENCAKMAGMPVGPLSLSDEVALDLGLKVMKATEADLGPNAINPDQKKLMVEMVEKQGRLGRKNAKGFYDYPEKGKGQKSLWPGLSALQPKQLDPDTLDVEELKQRFLVVQAVEAARTVEDHVITDPREADVGSILGFGFAPFTGGTLSYIDFMGARKFVELCHKLEAKYGSRFTPPKLLEDMAARGETFYGRFAPKKAAA
- the gstA gene encoding glutathione transferase GstA, with the protein product MKLYYSPGACSLSPHIALLEAGLPYELVKVDLRAKKLENGDDFLKVNPKGQVPVVQFESGELVTEGPVIVQMIADKAGKDLAPARDAQERYKLLEWLNFITTELHKNIGPMFSPLLAEEAKGFFKDRAMAKFKYLETALAGRDYLMGKQFTVADGYLFTMLMWATDRLKFDLSEMPNLLAYKARVAARPKVQEAMSKEGLLKAA
- a CDS encoding MarR family winged helix-turn-helix transcriptional regulator produces the protein MKRKPSTEATAAWIRLMRVQSRVLDAVEQDLKKAGFPPLAWYDALLELSRAPSGEMRPVELEKQMLIPQYSTSRLIDRLVDEGLAARRECKIDKRGQFVEITEAGRELQKKMWTAYSAAIEKHVGSKLSDADAVKLCGLLDRLGCSCSDVKAAAARDGVPAR
- a CDS encoding glutamate--cysteine ligase, coding for MARDQIDMTPLQSRDELVAWFEAGIKPPSEFRIGTEHEKTPFTLEGRQPVPYEGARGIGALLEGMKLLLGWEPIMERGNIIGLYDVTGGGAISLEPGGQFELSGAPLENVHQTQSELMAHLAQVREIATPLGIGFLGLGMTPSWSRSQIPVMPKGRYKIMTNYMPKVGQYGIDMMYRTCTVQTNLDFSSEADMVKKLRVSLALQPVATALFANSPFTEGKPNGFLSFRSEIWRDTDNARSGMLPWVFEDGMGFERWVDYALDVPMYFVKRDETYIDVAGSSFRAFFEGRNNSLPGERPTLSDWANHLSTIFPEVRLKRYLEMRGADGVPWGRLPALPAFWVGLLYDNDSLDAAWDLVSHWTAQERQALRDDVPRFGFKARIKDRYLFEIAKECLKLSYAGLRRRGRIDQLGRDESRYLEPLERILESGRTPAEEMLDKFNGPWGGSVEPVYQEYAF
- a CDS encoding PAN domain-containing protein yields the protein MGTIRLLRACVVALAFLAAAIGARPALAQANFDRPGGDYLSSPVISGDPADCALVCERDRRCRAWSFNYPTDLINRAVCWLKSSVPARIESDCCVSGIRGAGVVERRNEAIETSIDRFGGDYKSFDLKRSDGEDACKAACAADNKCRAWTYARPGYAGKEAHCFLKKEIKPPRRKAGFTSGVVR
- a CDS encoding nucleotidyltransferase family protein, whose amino-acid sequence is MDKDQFLSAALQNPANEIIAEELYRLALPDAWLVSGCLVQTAWNVLTKRAVDYGINDYDVFYFDPDTSWEAEDRVIRQLTDRLAPRGIAVEARNQARVHLWYPEKHGLPYPELRCSTQGIDRFLTKNTQIGIRCAGEAYDVYAPNGYDDVAALIVRPNPGPNFSAANYEAKARRWKALWPEITVLPAAI
- a CDS encoding MmcQ/YjbR family DNA-binding protein — translated: MTFDDIRKFALAWPEVEDGTSYGTPALKVRKKMLVRLKEDGDSLVMPGVPNDERGMLVESRPKVFYFTDHYRDYPMVLIRLSKASRAIVEPLLRRHWRTLASKKAVREFDLGA